A window of the Bacillota bacterium genome harbors these coding sequences:
- a CDS encoding fumarylacetoacetate hydrolase family protein: MKLALCCKGEQVFVAQVLPEGVRVLKEDPGPLGVASLFPTGGPVRGTSLFKPEEVQFCAPVPRPPKIICVGLNYRDHAAETNQPLPKTPVLFNKYARAVIGPQEPIVLPQVSEQVDYEAELAVVIGREGKHIPEELAMEYVAGYTILNDISARDLQMESGQWMKGKTCDTFAPMGPWLVTKDEIPDPHGLKIGLRLNGQVMQAGHTGEMIFKIPRLISYLSHLFTLEVGDIIATGTPAGVGFTRQPPVFLRAGDVVEVEIEGIGVLTNPVRKEA, encoded by the coding sequence GTGAAATTAGCCCTATGCTGTAAAGGGGAACAAGTATTCGTGGCCCAAGTGCTTCCTGAAGGGGTGCGTGTGCTGAAGGAGGATCCAGGACCACTGGGGGTGGCCAGTCTTTTTCCCACCGGTGGCCCTGTCCGGGGGACAAGCCTCTTTAAGCCCGAAGAGGTGCAATTCTGTGCGCCGGTGCCCCGGCCACCGAAGATCATCTGTGTGGGGTTGAACTACCGGGATCACGCGGCGGAAACCAACCAGCCGCTTCCTAAGACACCGGTACTGTTCAACAAGTATGCCCGCGCGGTCATCGGCCCGCAAGAACCGATCGTCCTACCCCAGGTGAGCGAGCAAGTGGACTACGAGGCGGAGCTGGCGGTGGTGATTGGCCGGGAGGGGAAGCATATTCCTGAGGAATTGGCCATGGAGTACGTGGCGGGTTATACCATCCTTAATGATATCAGTGCCCGGGATCTGCAGATGGAAAGTGGCCAGTGGATGAAGGGGAAAACCTGTGATACCTTTGCCCCCATGGGGCCGTGGTTGGTGACCAAGGATGAGATTCCGGATCCCCATGGGCTCAAGATTGGGCTGCGCCTTAATGGGCAAGTGATGCAGGCAGGACATACCGGTGAGATGATTTTCAAAATCCCCCGGCTGATCAGCTACCTATCTCACCTATTTACCCTAGAGGTGGGGGATATTATTGCTACGGGGACCCCGGCCGGGGTAGGATTTACCCGTCAGCCCCCGGTCTTTCTGCGGGCCGGGGATGTGGTGGAGGTTGAAATCGAGGGTATCGGGGTTTTGACTAATCCCGTGAGGAAAGAAGCATAG
- a CDS encoding MATE family efflux transporter codes for MSNPSVVSAEASMPASSLRRSILRLAWPAITEQMLHMTVGMADTIMVGRLGPAALAAVGLANQITMTLVGVVSAVSTGTTALVARHIGAQEPDRANHVARQSLVMAFLLAVVVSIIAFSGADFFMDVLFHRTEEVVRHDAAVYIRVLAVAMIANFLLIISNGVLRGAGDTKTPMYITACVNLLNIIGNAVLIFGLGPFPKLGILGAAISTAFAQTVGGVIVIVILFSGKRVIRMSWRDSFRPEQATINRVLRIGVPAAFEHAVMRIGQILYTIIVSSLGTVAYAAHQVALNAESLSFMPGFGFALAATTLVGQALGAEDQELAERSNKEAMKMAMAVMTVLGVVLFVWATPLVRFFVNDEQTIIIGAEVLRIVAFCQPALAMVMVLNGGLRGAGDTVAIMVIAGIGFCVVRTGFAYLLAIQMNMGLVGAWIAMGIDLILRAGMLWGRFKQGRWKYLRV; via the coding sequence ATGAGTAATCCAAGTGTAGTTTCGGCCGAAGCCAGTATGCCGGCATCTAGTTTGCGCAGGAGCATTCTACGGTTAGCTTGGCCGGCCATCACCGAGCAAATGTTACACATGACCGTTGGCATGGCTGACACCATCATGGTGGGTCGATTAGGTCCCGCAGCTTTAGCGGCAGTGGGCTTGGCCAATCAGATTACGATGACGCTGGTGGGGGTTGTCTCCGCAGTTTCCACCGGAACTACTGCCCTGGTGGCCCGGCATATTGGGGCCCAGGAGCCCGATCGGGCCAATCACGTGGCCCGTCAGTCGTTAGTTATGGCTTTCCTTTTGGCCGTTGTAGTTAGTATCATCGCCTTTTCTGGTGCCGATTTTTTTATGGATGTGCTCTTCCATCGCACCGAAGAAGTGGTACGCCACGACGCGGCGGTTTACATTCGGGTGTTGGCCGTGGCTATGATTGCCAACTTTTTGTTGATTATCAGCAATGGAGTTTTGCGGGGAGCGGGGGATACTAAAACACCGATGTATATCACCGCGTGTGTGAATCTGCTGAATATCATCGGGAATGCCGTGCTGATCTTCGGTCTGGGCCCTTTTCCTAAGCTGGGCATTTTGGGCGCCGCGATTTCCACCGCCTTTGCCCAGACTGTAGGTGGGGTGATTGTCATTGTCATCCTGTTTTCCGGGAAGCGGGTGATCCGGATGTCCTGGCGGGATTCTTTCCGGCCGGAGCAGGCGACCATCAACCGGGTCTTGCGGATTGGGGTGCCCGCTGCCTTTGAACATGCGGTGATGCGTATCGGGCAAATCCTGTATACGATTATCGTTTCTTCCTTGGGGACGGTGGCCTATGCGGCCCACCAGGTGGCACTCAATGCGGAATCTTTGTCCTTCATGCCCGGGTTCGGCTTTGCCTTGGCCGCCACTACTTTGGTGGGGCAGGCCTTGGGGGCGGAGGATCAGGAGCTGGCAGAAAGAAGTAACAAAGAAGCGATGAAAATGGCCATGGCTGTGATGACGGTCCTTGGGGTGGTGCTTTTCGTTTGGGCTACGCCCCTGGTGCGGTTTTTCGTCAATGACGAGCAGACCATCATCATAGGAGCGGAAGTGCTTAGGATTGTGGCCTTTTGTCAACCAGCATTGGCGATGGTGATGGTCCTCAACGGTGGCCTCCGGGGAGCCGGAGATACGGTGGCGATCATGGTGATTGCGGGAATCGGCTTTTGTGTCGTCCGGACCGGCTTTGCTTACTTACTGGCCATCCAGATGAATATGGGCCTAGTGGGCGCATGGATCGCGATGGGTATCGACCTGATCTTGCGAGCGGGGATGTTGTGGGGACGGTTTAAGCAGGGACGGTGGAAGTACCTGCGGGTGTAA
- a CDS encoding Gfo/Idh/MocA family oxidoreductase → MDKLKVGIIGVGGIAQGAHIPAWRARSDVSVVAIADINEQKLMMVKEKYQIPHAFTDYRDLLAMEEIDAVSVCTPNLTHVPISIDALEAGKHVLCEKPVAVTGKEAMAAVQKAQAVGRIFMGAFCRRFEAASQLLRQRIQQGELGEVYYAKAGYLRRSGIPGLGGWFTDKSRSGGGCMLDIGVHVLDLTYWLMGSPQPVSVTGRVFQKFADVAVDGGWPPAETRIGDVFTGVNDVDDCAFGSIKFANGAVLNVEASWAAHVEPGSYLQLFGEKGGVRQDSRGTRLLTTVEGKHVDEVLEVKDQNSYFQEVAHFVECIKEGKAPLVKPEEIVNVSYIIEAIYRSSETGREVSIAELKQG, encoded by the coding sequence ATGGACAAACTCAAGGTTGGGATCATTGGTGTAGGAGGTATTGCCCAGGGAGCGCACATTCCCGCTTGGCGGGCCCGGTCCGATGTTTCGGTGGTGGCCATCGCGGATATTAACGAACAGAAGCTGATGATGGTGAAGGAGAAATACCAGATACCCCATGCCTTCACCGACTACCGGGATCTTTTGGCCATGGAGGAGATTGATGCGGTGAGCGTCTGCACCCCCAATCTGACCCATGTCCCCATTTCCATCGATGCTCTGGAGGCGGGGAAACATGTGTTGTGTGAGAAGCCCGTGGCGGTAACCGGTAAGGAAGCAATGGCCGCGGTGCAGAAGGCCCAGGCGGTGGGACGGATCTTTATGGGGGCCTTTTGTCGGAGATTTGAAGCCGCGTCCCAATTGCTGCGTCAGCGCATCCAGCAAGGGGAGTTGGGCGAAGTCTACTACGCTAAGGCCGGGTACCTCCGCCGTTCTGGGATTCCGGGCCTGGGTGGCTGGTTTACGGACAAGTCCCGGTCCGGCGGTGGATGTATGTTGGATATCGGGGTGCATGTCTTAGATTTGACCTATTGGCTCATGGGTTCGCCCCAGCCGGTATCGGTGACTGGTCGGGTGTTCCAGAAGTTTGCCGATGTGGCGGTGGACGGTGGCTGGCCACCGGCGGAGACCAGGATCGGCGATGTCTTTACCGGTGTGAACGACGTAGATGATTGTGCCTTTGGCAGTATCAAGTTTGCCAACGGCGCGGTCTTGAACGTGGAGGCCAGCTGGGCGGCCCACGTGGAACCAGGCAGTTACCTGCAGCTTTTCGGTGAGAAGGGCGGTGTCCGCCAAGATAGCCGGGGGACCAGGCTCCTGACCACCGTGGAGGGTAAGCACGTGGATGAAGTGTTGGAAGTGAAGGATCAGAATTCCTACTTCCAGGAGGTCGCCCACTTCGTGGAGTGCATCAAAGAAGGCAAGGCTCCCTTGGTGAAGCCGGAGGAAATCGTCAATGTGAGTTATATCATCGAGGCCATCTACCGCTCGTCGGAGACCGGGCGGGAGGTATCGATTGCTGAATTGAAGCAAGGCTAA
- a CDS encoding CBS domain-containing protein: protein MEVPAGVNREVTMRNADIFLATFHQIERHLAKLVNAKKHESFGRLVGLASSKSAVVRAYADDLREYADLRNAIVHQRTEPERVIAEPYPETVEQIQRIRDALLRPLCVYPLFKTEVEVLDVEDQMGKAFELIARKDYSKFPVYEGKERYCGFITEKEIARWLAVAQGELRQTEELRQTPVKEVLAYADSENTVAFIPGDTNVYEARELFSGRGGKALRALLISENGLSTEPLLGIITPKSLLSVDF, encoded by the coding sequence GTGGAAGTACCTGCGGGTGTAAACAGGGAGGTAACCATGAGAAATGCGGACATTTTCCTCGCCACCTTTCACCAGATCGAGCGGCACTTGGCGAAACTGGTAAACGCCAAGAAGCACGAAAGTTTCGGACGGTTAGTGGGTCTGGCTTCGAGCAAGAGTGCGGTGGTGCGGGCCTACGCGGACGATCTCAGGGAGTATGCGGATCTGCGAAATGCCATCGTCCACCAGCGGACGGAGCCGGAACGGGTAATCGCAGAACCATACCCGGAGACCGTGGAGCAGATCCAAAGGATCCGCGATGCTTTGCTGCGGCCTTTGTGTGTCTATCCACTGTTCAAGACCGAAGTGGAGGTTTTGGATGTGGAGGACCAGATGGGCAAGGCCTTTGAGCTGATTGCCCGCAAAGACTACTCGAAATTTCCCGTCTACGAGGGGAAGGAACGGTACTGCGGGTTCATCACCGAAAAGGAGATCGCCCGTTGGCTGGCGGTGGCCCAAGGGGAGTTGCGGCAGACCGAAGAGCTGCGGCAGACGCCGGTGAAGGAAGTGTTGGCCTACGCGGACAGTGAGAATACGGTAGCCTTTATTCCGGGGGACACCAATGTTTATGAGGCCCGGGAGCTCTTCTCCGGTCGGGGGGGCAAGGCCCTACGGGCCCTTTTGATCAGTGAAAACGGCCTTTCCACAGAACCCCTACTGGGCATCATCACCCCCAAGAGCCTCTTGTCCGTTGACTTTTGA